A single region of the Geobacillus subterraneus genome encodes:
- a CDS encoding IS110 family transposase has translation MNCTQNYKIDQVTEQTLVVGIDIAKRTHYACFVDDRGRVLRKSFPIFQSKEGFQQLYKAIQGAMQAFGKSEVIVAVEPTGHYWLNLAYFLEEHGIPLVMVNPAHVCRSKELDDNLPTKHDAKDALVIARLAKDGRFLVPRLLHEIEADLRVGSTLKEKLRKEQTAVKNAIVRWTDRYFPEFWTVFRDLGKTALSVLEWTPLPADMAGRTVEELLEVYRQSEGMKCPQKAKIQALINTAKDSIGVTEGTAMARFEIAALVRRYRQLEAEIAALDAELKALVQTTMEYQWLKTVDGLGDATIIDLLAEIGSFAHYRDPRQLVKLAGLTLKENSSGQRKGQKHISKRGRKRLRSVLFRAMIPLIRHNEAFRELHEYYTTRSVNPLTGKQSIVALCRKLLNVLFAICTKKQAFDAERMKQDVLSQVQRAA, from the coding sequence ATGAATTGTACACAAAACTATAAAATTGATCAAGTAACCGAACAAACGCTTGTCGTGGGTATTGATATCGCGAAACGAACCCACTACGCCTGCTTCGTGGATGACCGGGGGCGCGTGCTTCGCAAATCGTTCCCGATCTTCCAGTCGAAAGAGGGGTTTCAACAGCTGTATAAAGCGATTCAGGGGGCGATGCAAGCGTTCGGGAAGTCAGAGGTGATCGTCGCCGTGGAGCCGACCGGGCACTACTGGTTGAACCTGGCCTACTTCCTCGAGGAGCACGGGATCCCGTTGGTCATGGTCAACCCGGCGCATGTGTGCCGGTCGAAAGAACTTGATGACAACCTGCCGACGAAACACGACGCCAAAGACGCCCTGGTCATTGCCAGACTGGCAAAAGACGGACGATTCCTCGTTCCCCGGCTGCTGCACGAGATTGAAGCCGATTTGCGCGTGGGGAGCACGCTCAAAGAGAAGCTCCGCAAGGAACAGACGGCGGTGAAAAACGCGATCGTCCGCTGGACGGATCGGTATTTTCCAGAGTTTTGGACCGTGTTTCGTGACTTGGGGAAAACGGCGCTTTCGGTGTTGGAGTGGACGCCGCTTCCGGCTGATATGGCCGGCCGGACGGTGGAGGAGCTTCTTGAGGTGTACCGGCAAAGCGAAGGGATGAAATGCCCGCAGAAGGCCAAAATTCAGGCGTTGATCAACACCGCGAAGGACTCGATTGGGGTGACGGAAGGGACAGCGATGGCCCGGTTTGAGATCGCCGCGCTCGTCCGCCGATACCGCCAATTGGAGGCGGAGATCGCTGCACTGGACGCCGAGTTGAAGGCATTGGTTCAAACGACGATGGAGTACCAATGGTTGAAAACGGTCGACGGGTTGGGAGACGCCACGATCATCGATCTGCTGGCGGAGATCGGCAGCTTCGCCCATTATCGGGACCCGCGCCAATTGGTGAAGTTGGCGGGCCTGACGCTCAAGGAGAACTCCTCCGGCCAGCGCAAAGGGCAAAAGCACATCTCCAAACGGGGACGGAAACGGTTGCGCTCGGTGCTGTTTCGGGCGATGATTCCGCTGATTCGGCATAACGAGGCGTTTCGCGAGCTGCATGAGTATTATACGACCCGATCCGTCAATCCGCTGACCGGAAAGCAGTCCATCGTCGCCTTGTGCCGGAAGCTGTTGAATGTGCTGTTTGCGATTTGTACGAAGAAACAAGCGTTTGACGCGGAGCGAATGAAACAGGACGTCTTGTCCCAGGTGCAACGGGCGGCCTAA